A genome region from Eremothecium cymbalariae DBVPG#7215 chromosome 4, complete sequence includes the following:
- the NUP170 gene encoding Nup170p (similar to Ashbya gossypii AER397C), translated as MSMFSTPLKSNVGYTNALIPNNTPMTGGGVGDNMSGDKSAVLTAASAAAAVAAGVSANQFQLSTYNPMSVNSSNEHVRVNGLGTRAPLDLASHYIDHLQRRDESTAVLDERSYYNNGVNYNFSKEIGGLGAFTPFERVNVINIPDEILQEVSKAEIKNDMGIFPELDRCWIIIDNKLILWNIKDPTDFQSIDDVKHTILKVKLVKPKHDMFVNNINYMLVIATPFDVYLLAVSYKKLAGELNIYNTGMCVSVNGLDVYDIVSYEKTGQIFFVGKVNGTNIWELQYSSSEDWFNSKCNKVCLTQLALSSLLPTNIISKFPGSGIIRSFFEEESKFSQEWIVQLAVDQSRGILYSLSSKSTIRAYKVNARSIDGPISIEPGYIKRIIGTTTAKGAAILGNNYLKISKIIVVSQSENNNLFLVAITIGGVRLYFNGSLSPSNVEALTLESIKFPPSSVTSEAIEQELQQQQQQQQIKAIPFYSSLNSSESIQLKYQKKSSVLLETTSASTIVSPGIFFSSVIKKTLSPQQQQQQQQQQQQQSVQSNSAPSARPAVQYKLFVSVPDYGILKQHGKYIENATFLDTTGFIKDIAPITPLFNATNKPEGYANEFATQYSPECLKIAVLTNTSVEIYRYRTPDQVFESLIENPLPFVLNFGMAEACSSALFVTCKFNRAESLRSNALTFFTVGIPNVVEIKPRYNNYAASAVSSLLIKPPVATTPQKSNIINSSNSNMNSNYNLDDVVLSPRFYGIALLITRLFRDIWNKNIFTVKDAAKYDYHGNLVKDSVPDCDLISMVSISKQDLEYYLSSIMILNEFFTSYGTSITTITSTGLTDGKVVDRSEEVAHQAEVIAVSALIRLVQSMKEALSFLNVLFEESEIEGFEGQYLAFKDIMKFLSLDIQSDLTKLKFKDIFAPNDNSKGLVREILSSIINRNISRGGFIEYIATALQERCGSFCSSGDVLGFRAVEHLRKAKEVGLRDLDTLNYHLTNATRLFEKIVDDISIDKLKEAVSIMVELNYYPKTIEFLLNIANSVDKGRLAYQYVSDGCLEHDEKKKYFDKRVAIYDLVFETLISIDDLASKNTQASPPNKYSQENNEFTKLREESYHTALTYDDKLFHYQLYDWLVSQNSQDKLLQLDTVFILPYLQEKSVSSLEISNLLWVYQSKRSNFLSAAQILYSLSFSDFDIGLNTRIEYLSRANGFCNGVCPPNQRHQMIQLSSMVQELFDVAVVQDELLALVKNDSRIDEENKKELIKQLNGKILPVSDLFNDFADPLGYYEVCLTIFKISDFRNYEEIMSKWMELFDSLKDELKSGSNDIDESSNFINLLSSVVIKTGKSVRTSEFVFPISDLLPVISNLFSESLPKDHVQPGAVASIFISAGVSYDKLYYVLKDLIETSESTNTTYKTEIAWLIKDWYRSDRKLRDIITYDDLRNLEEYSIETDPIDKYMKRTGNSI; from the coding sequence ATGTCGATGTTTTCAACACCTTTGAAAAGTAATGTTGGGTACACGAACGCGTTGATTCCAAATAACACGCCGATGACAGGAGGTGGGGTTGGGGATAATATGAGTGGTGATAAGTCGGCTGTGCTGACTGCGGCGTCGGCGGCAGCCGCAGTCGCGGCAGGAGTGTCCGCTAATCAGTTTCAGCTTTCTACGTATAATCCGATGAGTGTGAATAGTTCTAATGAACATGTTCGTGTCAATGGACTTGGGACTAGGGCACCTCTTGATTTGGCGTCGCATTATATTGATCACTTGCAGCGGCGGGACGAATCGACGGCGGTTTTGGATGAGAGGTCTTATTACAACAATGGGGTGAATTATAACTTTTCTAAGGAGATTGGGGGACTTGGAGCGTTTACTCCATTTGAACGCGTAAATGTGATCAACATACCTGATGAAATTTTACAAGAAGTTTCAAAGGCTGAGATTAAAAACGATATGGGGATATTTCCAGAGTTGGATCGTTGCTGgattattattgataacaAGTTGATCCTTTGGAACATTAAAGATCCTACAGACTTTCAGTCAATTGACGACGTTAAGCATACAATTCTAAAGGTAAAATTGGTTAAACCTAAGCACGATATGTTTGTGAATAATATCAACTACATGTTAGTCATTGCTACTCCCTTTGATGTGTACTTGTTAGCAGTTTCATATAAAAAACTCGCAGGAGAACTCAACATTTATAACACAGGTATGTGTGTATCTGTTAACGGTTTAGATGTTTACGATATTGTGTCCTATGAGAAAACAGGCCAAatcttttttgttggtaAAGTAAACGGTACCAATATTTGGGAATTGCAATATTCCAGCTCTGAGGATTGGTTCAACAGTAAATGTAATAAGGTGTGTTTGACGCAGCTTGCATTGTCTAGTTTGCTTCCTACTAATATAATATCCAAGTTTCCTGGGAGCGGTATAATACGCTCCTTTTTCGAAGAAGAGTCTAAATTCTCTCAGGAATGGATAGTTCAACTTGCTGTGGATCAATCTCGTGGTATCTTGTATTCCCTCTCATCAAAGTCTACGATAAGGGCTTATAAAGTGAATGCTCGATCTATAGATGGCCCGATCTCTATTGAACCAGGTTATATTAAACGGATCATTGGGACTACGACTGCAAAAGGAGCTGCGATTCTGGGAAataattatttaaagatCTCAAAGATTATTGTCGTTTCGCAATCTGAAAACAATAACTTGTTCTTAGTTGCCATTACTATAGGTGGGGTTCGTTTATATTTCAACGGTTCATTAAGTCCAAGTAATGTGGAGGCTCTAACATTGGAATCCATTAAATTCCCCCCAAGTTCGGTCACATCAGAAGCTATTGAACAGGAAttgcaacagcagcaacagcaacaacaaattaaAGCCATACCATTTTATTCCTCATTGAATTCTTCTGAATCAATACAATTGaaataccaaaaaaaatcgtCAGTCTTGCTGGAGACTACATCAGCATCTACAATTGTATCACCCGGTATTTTCTTCTCATCTGTAATTAAGAAGACATTATCcccacaacaacaacagcagcagcagcagcagcagcagcagcaatcCGTTCAATCAAATTCGGCTCCATCTGCAAGACCAGCTGTTCAATACAAGCTATTTGTCAGCGTGCCAGATTACGGAATTCTAAAACAACATGGGAAATACATTGAAAATGCCACTTTTCTGGATACCACAGGGTTCATAAAAGATATTGCACCTATCACGCCGTTATTTAATGCCACAAATAAACCAGAGGGATATGCTAACGAATTTGCCACTCAGTATAGCCCAGAATGTTTGAAAATTGCTGTTTTAACCAACACTTCTGTTGAAATCTATCGTTATCGCACTCCAGACCAAGTGTTTGAATCGTTGATTGAAAATCCATTGCCATTTGTTTTAAACTTTGGTATGGCAGAAGCATGCTCTTCGGCTTTATTCGTGACCTGTAAATTTAACAGGGCCGAATCTCTTAGGTCTAATGCGTTGACATTCTTTACAGTTGGTATTCCAAACGTTGTTGAAATTAAACCTAGATATAACAACTACGCTGCCTCTgctgtttcttctttgttaaTCAAACCGCCTGTTGCGACAACACCTCAGAAAagtaatattattaacagTTCAAACTCAAATATGAACAGTAACTACAACTTGGATGATGTTGTTTTGTCGCCAAGATTCTATGGTATCGCTTTGTTGATCACCCGATTGTTCAGagatatttggaataaGAACATCTTTACTGTAAAAGATGCTGCAAAATATGACTATCATGGTAACTTGGTTAAGGACTCAGTCCCGGACTGTGATTTAATATCCATGGTCTCCATTTCGAAGCAAGATCTCGAGTATTACTTGTCTTCAattatgattttgaatgaaTTCTTCACTTCATATGGTACATCTATCACAACGATTACTTCAACTGGATTAACTGACGGCAAAGTTGTTGATCGATCAGAGGAAGTTGCTCATCAGGCAGAAGTTATTGCTGTTAGCGCATTAATTAGGTTGGTACAATCTATGAAGGAAGCATTGTCTTTTCTGAATGTGTTATTTGAGGAGAGTGAAATTGAAGGCTTTGAGGGTCAATATTTGGCGTTCAAGGATATcatgaagtttttgagTCTTGATATCCAATCAGATTTGACTAAGTTGAAGTTCAAAGACATCTTTGCTCCAAATGATAATTCTAAAGGCTTAGTTAGGGAAATTTTGTCATCTATAATCAACAGGAATATATCCAGAGGTGGTTTCATCGAATATATTGCAACTGCTTTGCAAGAACGGTGCGGTTCATTCTGCTCTAGTGGAGATGTTCTAGGTTTTAGAGCTGTTGAACATTTAAGAAAGGCCAAGGAGGTGGGTCTGAGAGACTTGGATACATTAAACTATCATTTAACCAATGCTACAAGgttgtttgaaaaaatagTTGATGATATTTCTATCGACAAGTTAAAAGAGGCTGTCTCAATAATGGTTGAATTGAATTACTATCCTAAAACtattgaatttttattgaacATTGCTAACTCTGTTGACAAGGGTAGGCTAGCATATCAGTACGTTTCTGATGGCTGTTTAGAACATGAtgagaaaaagaaatacttCGATAAGCGTGTGGCAATATACGATTTGGTATTTGAAACCTTGATAAGTATTGACGATTTAGCATCTAAGAATACCCAAGCCTCTCCACCAAATAAATATTCGCAGGAAAATAATGAGTTTACTAAGCTGAGGGAGGAAAGTTATCACACCGCTTTAACGTATGATGACAAGTTGTTCCACTATCAATTATATGATTGGCTGGTTTCTCAAAATAGTCAAGATAAGTTGTTACAGTTGGATACCGTATTTATTCTTCCATATTTGCAAGAGAAATCTGTATCTTCCTTGGAAATATCTAACCTGTTGTGGGTTTACCAATCTAAAAGATCCAATTTCCTATCTGCTGCCCAGATTTTGTACTCATTATCTTTTTCTGACTTTGACATAGGATTAAACACTAGAATAGAGTATCTTTCTAGAGCCAATGGTTTCTGTAATGGTGTTTGTCCTCCTAACCAAAGACATCAAATGATTCAACTGTCTAGTATGGTTCAAGAATTATTTGACGTTGCGGTTGTTCAGGATGAACTTCTTGCATTGGTTAAGAATGATTCAAGAATCGATGAAGAGAACAAAAAGGAACTGATAAAGCAGCTAAATGGTAAGATTTTACCGGTCAGTGACTTATTTAATGACTTTGCCGATCCTCTAGGTTATTATGAGGTTTGTTTGACCATTTTCAAGATTTCGGACTTTAGGAATTACGAAGAGATAATGTCCAAGTGGATGGAACTCTTCGATTCACTAAAGGATGAACTGAAATCTGGAAGTAATGATATTGACGAGAGTTCAAACTTCATTAATTTGTTGTCCAGTGTTGTTATAAAGACAGGAAAAAGCGTGCGTACGAGTGAATTTGTTTTCCCAATATCAGATTTGCTTCCTGTTATTTCAAACCTCTTTTCTGAAAGTTTACCCAAAGACCATGTACAACCTGGTGCTGTTGCGTCCATTTTCATATCAGCTGGTGTTTCCTATGACAAGCTCTATTATGTTTTAAAGGATTTGATTGAAACTTCTGAGTCCACCAACACTACTTACAAAACCGAAATTGCTTGGTTAATAAAGGACTGGTACCGATCGGACAGGAAGTTGAgagatattattacttATGACGATTTGCGCAACTTGGAAGAATATAGCATTGAAACAGACCCTATTGATAAATACATGAAAAGGACTGGGAACAGCATTTAG
- the ATG8 gene encoding ubiquitin-like protein ATG8 (similar to Ashbya gossypii AER396W), which produces MSSFKSEYPFEKRKAESERICSQFENRVPVICERAEKSDIPEVDRRKYLVPADLTVGQFVYVIRRRIKLPAEKAIFIFVNDTLPPTAALMFAVYQEHKDKDGFLYVKYSGENTFGDD; this is translated from the coding sequence ATGTCTTCGTTTAAGTCAGAGTACCCTTTCGAGAAGAGAAAGGCTGAATCGGAGAGAATCTGTTCTCAATTTGAGAATCGTGTTCCAGTTATTTGTGAAAGGGCCGAGAAATCAGATATCCCAGAGGTGGATAGGCGTAAATATTTAGTGCCAGCCGACCTCACTGTGGGCCAGTTTGTGTATGTTATCAGGAGAAGGATTAAGCTTCCTGCTGAGAAAGCTATCTTTATCTTTGTCAATGACACTTTGCCACCTACAGCGGCGCTAATGTTTGCAGTTTATCAAGAACATAAGGATAAGGATGGGTTTTTATATGTCAAATATTCAGGTGAGAATACATTTGGTGATGATTAA
- a CDS encoding uncharacterized protein (similar to Ashbya gossypii AER395W) translates to MNRNLHSSPPRIREPYSPYDDTSIDTSFEEDYQLHSEGSVVNAIIDRRRISRSQNHNPLLSSPTARSIAMNNHAKRARNRLRDNRLVKQRGDMEHYVLETERRLSLKRLNKEADKYAVKQEEINSILDALETQLPSSHDDTHQDSSSGSTASAHSSAGVNHDSEDDDAELIRILEQREEYERWVAEEHREMEEMLEAFNIN, encoded by the coding sequence ATGAACAGAAACCTACATAGCAGTCCACCGAGGATCCGTGAGCCATATAGTCCATATGATGACACCTCCATCGACACTTCCTTCGAGGAGGACTATCAACTACATTCTGAAGGTTCGGTCGTGAACGCCATAATTGACAGGAGACGCATATCTAGGTCCCAAAACCACAATCCACTGTTATCGTCCCCCACAGCGCGGTCCATAGCCATGAATAATCACGCCAAGAGAGCAAGAAACAGGCTGAGGGATAACAGACTCGTGAAGCAGCGCGGCGATATGGAACATTACGTTTTAGAGACAGAACGTCGTCTTTCTCTCAAACGGCTTAATAAGGAAGCTGATAAATACGCTGTGAAGCAGGAAGAAATCAACAGTATTCTAGATGCACTTGAAACACAGCTTCCGTCGTCACATGATGATACCCACCAAGACAGCTCTTCCGGGTCAACCGCTAGCGCACATTCTTCCGCCGGAGTCAATCACGATTCTGAAGACGACGATGCAGAACTCATACGTATTCTAGAGCAACGCGAGGAGTATGAACGTTGGGTTGCCGAGGAACACCGTGAGATGGAAGAGATGCTGGAAGCCTTTAACATTAACTAA
- the ILS1 gene encoding isoleucine--tRNA ligase ILS1 (similar to Ashbya gossypii AER394W), with product MSESSGHFSFPKEEERILALWEEINAFQTSLKLTENKPEFSFFDGPPFATGTPHYGHILASTVKDIVPRYATMNGYHVERRFGWDTHGLPIEHIIDKKLKITCKDDVYNYGIENYNNECRAIIMTYADEWRKTIGRLGRWIDFDNDYKTMYPSFMESIWWAFKELFDKDQVYRGYRVMPYSTGCTTPLSNFEAQQNYKDVNDPAVTVGFNVIGQEKTQFVAWTTTPWTLPSNAALCVNPELEYVKIYDEKKDMYFILMESLLKTLYKKVASEKLKVVERYMGRDLVGMKYEPLFDYFIEEFGPSAFRVLGDAYVTAESGTGIVHNAPAFGEDDYRVCMEAGIISEDFIIPNPLDDSGRFTSAVKDYAGLYVKDADKEIIKRLTASSNMLMVSQIRHSYPFCWRSDTPLLYRTVPAWFVRVKSIIPKFLESIEKSNWVPSVIKEKRFATWVANARDWNVSRNRYWGTPIPLWVSEDYEEIVCIGSVAELEELSGTKGIKDLHRDTIDKITIPSKKGKGVLRRIEEVFDCWFESGSMPYASQHYPFENKEKFASRVPANFISEGLDQTRGWFYTLGVLGTHLFGEVPYQNVIVSGIVLAADGKKMSKSLKNYPDPNIVIDKYGADALRLYLINSPVLRAESLKFKEEGVKEVVSKVLIPWWNSFKFLEGQIALLKKSSGIEFKYDPTIKSDNVMDKWLLASLQSLVEYIHQEMKAYKLYSVVPKLLDFIDELTNWYIRFNRRRLKGEDGVDDCIKALNSLFEALLTFVRAMAPFTPYLSENIYLRMKEFIPQELLEKFSEDTRSVHFLPYPVAIKELFDEKIEKAVSRMQSVIELGRNIREKKTISLKTPLKSLVILHSDEDYLNDIESLKKYIIEELNVRDLIITSDEAKYGVEYRAVADWPVLGKKLKKDAKKVKDALPLLTSEQVQAYLQTGRIEVANIQLVKGDLSVIRALPEEQVQEGQETRTDQDVLIILDTKVYPELKTEGLARELVNRIQKLRKKCGLEATDDVEIQYELVNDTIGFESIVKEHFQMFTKTCRSAIKRFEGSNGEALADEDQSINDTLFKLKIFRL from the coding sequence ATGTCAGAAAGTAGCGGTCATTTCTCTTTTccaaaggaagaagaacgAATCCTAGCTTTATGGGAAGAAATCAATGCGTTCCAGACTTCTTTAAAGTTGACTGAAAATAAGCCAgaattttctttctttgatgGGCCTCCATTTGCTACAGGCACACCTCATTACGGTCATATTTTGGCGTCCACGgttaaagatattgttCCTAGATATGCGACTATGAATGGATATCATGTTGAAAGAAGATTTGGATGGGATACGCATGGTTTACCAATTGAAcatattattgataagaagttgaaaattaCATGCAAGGATGATGTTTATAACTATGGGATTGAGAATTACAACAATGAATGTAGAGCTATTATTATGACGTACGCCGATGAGTGGAGGAAGACTATTGGTCGTCTTGGTCGTTGGATTGACTTTGACAATGATTACAAAACCATGTACCCATCCTTTATGGAATCTATATGGTGGGCGTTTAAGGAGTTATTTGACAAAGATCAAGTTTACCGTGGATACCGTGTGATGCCATATTCTACAGGATGTACGACTCCTTTGAGTAATTTTGAAGCGCAACAAAACTATAAAGACGTCAATGATCCAGCTGTTACCGTTGGTTTTAACGTTATCGGTCAGGAAAAAACGCAATTTGTTGCTTGGACTACTACTCCATGGACGTTGCCATCGAATGCCGCATTGTGTGTTAACCCAGAGCTTGAATATGTTAAGATATATGATGAGAAAAAGGACATGTATTTTATCTTAATGGAATCGTTGCTCAAGACCCTTTACAAGAAGGTTGCTTCTGAGAAGCTAAAAGTTGTGGAAAGATATATGGGTAGGGACTTGGTCGGCATGAAATATGAGCCATTGTTTGACTACTTTATTGAGGAATTTGGTCCTTCCGCTTTCAGGGTTCTTGGTGACGCATATGTTACTGCCGAATCAGGTACTGGTATTGTTCATAATGCGCCAGCATTTGGTGAAGACGATTATAGAGTTTGCATGGAAGCTGGAATTATTTCAGAAGATTTTATTATACCAAACCCGTTGGATGATAGTGGGAGATTTACTTCAGCAGTAAAAGATTATGCTGGTTTGTATGTCAAGGATGCTGATAAGGAAATTATCAAAAGGTTGACTGCCAGCTCCAATATGCTAATGGTTAGTCAAATAAGACATTCATACCCATTCTGTTGGAGATCTGATACTCCGTTACTCTATAGAACGGTTCCGGCTTGGTTTGTACGTGTTAAGTCTATCATCccaaagtttttggaatctATTGAGAAATCTAATTGGGTTCCTTCTGTGATTAAGGAGAAGAGATTTGCGACATGGGTGGCCAATGCTAGAGATTGGAATGTGTCCAGGAACAGATATTGGGGCACTCCTATTCCATTATGGGTTTCTGAAGACTATGAAGAAATTGTCTGTATTGGCTCTGTCGCAGAGTTAGAAGAGTTATCTGGAACGAAAGGGATTAAGGATTTGCATCGTGATACCATTGATAAAATCACTATCCCATCCAAAAAAGGTAAGGGGGTGTTAAGAAGAATCGAGGAGGTTTTCGATTGTTGGTTTGAGTCAGGTTCTATGCCTTACGCTTCTCAGCACTAtccttttgaaaacaaagaaaagtTTGCAAGTAGGGTTCCTGCTAACTTCATTTCTGAGGGTTTAGACCAGACTAGAGGCTGGTTTTACACTTTGGGTGTTTTGGGTACCCATTTGTTTGGTGAGGTTCCATACCAAAATGTCATCGTTTCTGGAATTGTCTTGGCTGCTGATGGAAAAAAAATGTCCAAGTCTTTAAAAAACTACCCTGATCCAAACATCGTCATAGATAAATATGGTGCTGACGCTTTACGattatatttaattaaCTCTCCTGTTTTACGAGCAGAATCATTGAAGTTCAAGGAAGAGGGTGTGaaagaagttgtttcaaaggTTTTGATACCATGGTGGAActccttcaaattcttGGAAGGTCAAATTgctttattgaaaaagtcTTCCGGTATCGAATTTAAATATGATCCAACCATTAAAAGTGATAATGTCATGGACAAATGGCTCTTGGCATCTTTACAATCGTTGGTTGAGTATATTCATCAAGAAATGAAAGCCTATAAGTTGTACTCTGTTGTTCCTAAGTTGTTGGATTTCATCGACGAGTTAACCAATTGGTACATCAGGTTCAACCGTCGTCGTTTGAAGGGTGAAGATGGTGTAGATGACTGCATAAAGGCATTAAACTCATTATTTGAGGCTTTACTGACTTTTGTACGTGCTATGGCGCCATTCACACCATATCTTTCCGAAAATATATACCTGAGGATGAAAGAATTCATCCCACAGGAACTCTTAGAAAAATTCTCCGAAGACACTAGATCCGTTCATTTCTTGCCATACCCAGTTGCTATAAAGGAATTGTTTGATGAAAAAATCGAGAAGGCAGTTTCAAGAATGCAATCTGTCATCGAATTGGGTAGAAACATTCGTGAAAAGAAGACCATTTCTTTAAAGACTCCCTTAAAGAGCTTAGTTATATTACACAGTGATGAAGATTACTTGAACGACATTGAATCCTTGAAAAAGtatattattgaagaattgaatgTTCGTGATTTGATCATCACCTCAGATGAAGCAAAATATGGTGTTGAATATAGAGCTGTTGCTGATTGGCCAGTGTTGGGtaagaagttgaaaaaagaTGCGAAAAAGGTGAAGGATGCCCTACCCCTTCTAACATCTGAACAAGTCCAAGCGTATCTGCAAActggaagaattgaagtCGCCAATATTCAGCTAGTGAAGGGTGATCTAAGTGTTATCAGAGCTTTGCCTGAAGAACAAGTTCAAGAGGGCCAAGAAACCAGAACAGATCAAGATGTTTTAATCATCTTAGACACTAAGGTCTACCCAGAATTGAAGACGGAAGGTTTAGCCAGAGAGCTAGTAAACAGAATACAAAAGTTAAGGAAAAAGTGCGGTTTGGAAGCTACTGACGACGTTGAAATCCAATACGAATTAGTGAATGATACCATTGGTTTTGAATCAATTGTAAAGGAACATTTCCAAATGTTCACCAAAACTTGTAGATCGGCAATTAAAAGGTTTGAAGGTTCAAATGGAGAAGCACTAGCTGATGAGGATCAATCTATCAATGATACACTTTtcaagttgaaaatattcAGATTGTAA